From Bordetella flabilis, the proteins below share one genomic window:
- the glyQ gene encoding glycine--tRNA ligase subunit alpha — protein sequence MLTFQQIILKLQEYWDKQGCTLLQPYDMEVGAGTSHTATFLRAIGPEPWRAAYVQPSRRPKDGRYGENPNRMQHYYQYQVVLKPAPPEILDLYIGSLKALGIDPTQHDIRFVEDDWENPTLGAWGLGWEVWLNGMEVTQFTYFQQVGGLNCTPTTGEITYGLERLAMYLQDVQSVYDLVWTVGRDGRPVKYGDVFHQNEVEQSTYNFEYSSADMLFAHFNDYESEAKRLMDVPLALPAYEAVLKAAHTFNLLDARGAISVTERATYIGRIRNLSRAIAQAYYESRERLGFPMLAGQSAAEAVQ from the coding sequence ATGCTTACCTTTCAGCAAATCATCCTAAAACTCCAGGAATACTGGGATAAGCAGGGCTGCACGCTGTTGCAGCCCTACGATATGGAAGTCGGCGCGGGAACCTCGCATACCGCCACCTTCCTGCGCGCCATCGGCCCGGAGCCCTGGCGGGCCGCCTATGTGCAGCCGTCGCGCCGCCCCAAGGATGGCCGCTATGGCGAAAACCCCAACCGTATGCAGCACTACTACCAATACCAGGTGGTGCTGAAACCCGCGCCGCCGGAAATCCTGGACTTGTATATCGGCTCGCTGAAGGCGCTGGGCATCGATCCCACGCAGCATGACATCCGTTTCGTCGAGGACGACTGGGAGAACCCCACGCTGGGCGCCTGGGGCCTGGGCTGGGAGGTCTGGCTCAATGGCATGGAAGTCACGCAGTTCACGTACTTCCAGCAGGTGGGCGGGCTGAATTGCACGCCCACCACCGGCGAGATCACCTACGGGCTGGAGCGCCTGGCCATGTACCTGCAGGACGTGCAGAGCGTGTACGACCTGGTGTGGACGGTGGGCCGCGACGGCCGGCCGGTCAAGTACGGCGACGTCTTCCACCAGAACGAGGTGGAGCAATCCACCTACAACTTCGAATATTCCTCGGCCGACATGCTGTTCGCGCATTTCAACGACTACGAATCCGAGGCCAAGCGCCTGATGGACGTGCCGCTGGCCCTGCCGGCCTACGAAGCGGTGCTCAAGGCCGCCCATACCTTCAACCTGCTGGACGCGCGCGGCGCGATCAGCGTGACCGAGCGCGCCACCTATATCGGCCGCATCCGCAATCTGTCGCGCGCCATCGCGCAGGCCTACTACGAGTCGCGCGAACGGCTGGGCTTTCCCATGCTGGCCGGCCAGTCCGCCGCGGAGGCCGTGCAATGA
- a CDS encoding crotonase/enoyl-CoA hydratase family protein, with protein sequence MADLIKVELVDGIQTITINRPDARNAINLETAQAMAAALDELDNNPAARIGILTGANNTFSSGMDLKAFAQSGQRPLIPGRGFAGLNEAPPKKPLIAAVEGYALAGGCEMALACDLIVAARNANFGLPEVKRGLVAGSGGMLRLPRRLPYHIAMEVILTGDMLTAERAHAYGLVNRLAEPGQALEGAMALARAIVENGPLAVQTAKSVVAQAVDWEQDGMFDRQRPLIAHIFTSADAKEGATAFAEKRKPVWQGK encoded by the coding sequence ATGGCCGACCTCATCAAGGTTGAACTCGTCGACGGCATCCAGACCATCACCATCAACCGTCCCGACGCCCGCAATGCGATCAACCTGGAGACCGCGCAGGCCATGGCCGCGGCGCTGGATGAGCTGGACAACAATCCGGCCGCCCGTATCGGCATCCTGACCGGCGCCAACAATACGTTTTCCTCCGGCATGGACCTGAAGGCCTTCGCGCAGAGCGGCCAACGTCCGCTGATCCCGGGCCGCGGCTTTGCCGGGCTGAACGAAGCGCCGCCCAAAAAGCCGCTGATCGCCGCGGTGGAAGGGTATGCCCTGGCCGGGGGCTGCGAAATGGCGCTGGCCTGCGACCTGATCGTCGCGGCCCGCAATGCCAACTTCGGCTTGCCCGAGGTCAAGCGCGGGCTGGTGGCGGGCTCCGGTGGCATGCTGCGCCTGCCGCGCCGCCTGCCGTACCACATTGCCATGGAAGTCATCCTGACGGGCGATATGCTGACGGCCGAGCGCGCCCATGCCTATGGGCTGGTCAACCGCCTGGCCGAACCGGGCCAGGCCCTGGAAGGCGCGATGGCGCTGGCGCGCGCCATCGTGGAGAACGGCCCGTTGGCGGTCCAGACGGCCAAGAGCGTGGTCGCGCAGGCGGTGGACTGGGAGCAGGACGGCATGTTCGACCGCCAGCGGCCGTTGATCGCCCACATCTTCACGTCCGCCGACGCCAAGGAAGGCGCCACCGCCTTCGCGGAAAAGCGCAAGCCGGTCTGGCAGGGAAAATAG